A genomic segment from Candidatus Pacearchaeota archaeon encodes:
- a CDS encoding DNA-3-methyladenine glycosylase gives MIKNKKINKNFIKHFYDAEKTANYLLGKNLCRKINGKILKAKIVETEAYFDEKDPASRACKNGDLKETMKMKAGTILVYGVHNNWLINIVTGKKGKAQAVLIRAVEPLNFKAKTNGPGLLTKSLFIDKKFHKKNIFDCKELYLEIEKKDKRKKEFKVEKDFRIGVKKDLYKKLRFYIKGNDYISKKDD, from the coding sequence ATGATAAAAAACAAAAAGATAAATAAAAATTTTATAAAACATTTTTATGACGCAGAAAAAACTGCTAATTACCTATTAGGAAAGAATTTATGTAGAAAGATAAATGGAAAGATATTAAAAGCAAAAATAGTAGAAACAGAAGCTTATTTTGATGAAAAAGATCCTGCTTCAAGAGCCTGTAAAAATGGAGATTTAAAAGAAACAATGAAAATGAAAGCTGGAACAATTTTAGTTTATGGTGTCCACAATAATTGGCTTATTAATATTGTAACAGGAAAAAAAGGAAAAGCGCAAGCTGTTTTAATTAGGGCAGTAGAACCATTGAATTTCAAAGCAAAAACAAACGGTCCAGGTTTATTAACAAAATCGCTTTTTATAGATAAAAAATTTCATAAAAAAAATATTTTCGATTGTAAAGAACTTTATTTAGAAATAGAAAAGAAAGATAAAAGAAAAAAAGAATTTAAAGTAGAAAAAGATTTTAGAATTGGGGTAAAGAAAGATTTATATAAAAAGTTAAGATTTTATATTAAAGGAAATGATTATATAAGTAAAAAAGATGATTAA
- a CDS encoding tRNA 4-thiouridine(8) synthase ThiI has protein sequence MIKKNKKIKALVLYSGGVDSRLVCKILQEQLKIEAITFLLPFIKKEKLEKSLYFLNKEKIKYELIDVTKGKLFKEYINIIKKPKFGRGTALNPCIDCHIFLLKKAKEYSNKKKIKIIATGDVLNERPFSQTKKSLLLIDKEIGFDVLRPLSAKLLPETIYEKEKLVDREKFFSIQSRSRKKQIELAKKYNIEFINPAGGCLLCEKEYCKKLFPLLKKNNITFHDIELLSIGRHFFSNKIILGRNKEENMILEKEKGIKIIPIGKGPSALVKNKKYIKKAKELIRRYSKNKIEKFIIKY, from the coding sequence ATGATTAAAAAAAATAAAAAAATTAAAGCACTTGTTCTTTATTCGGGTGGTGTAGATTCAAGATTAGTCTGTAAAATTTTACAAGAACAACTAAAAATAGAGGCAATAACTTTTTTATTGCCTTTCATAAAAAAAGAAAAATTAGAAAAATCTCTTTATTTTTTGAATAAAGAAAAAATAAAATATGAATTAATAGATGTTACAAAGGGAAAATTATTCAAAGAATATATAAATATAATAAAAAAACCTAAGTTTGGAAGAGGAACTGCATTAAATCCTTGTATAGATTGCCATATTTTTTTATTAAAAAAAGCAAAAGAATATTCCAATAAGAAAAAAATAAAAATAATAGCTACAGGAGATGTATTAAATGAAAGACCATTTTCACAAACAAAAAAATCTCTTTTATTAATAGATAAAGAAATTGGTTTTGATGTTTTAAGGCCGTTATCAGCAAAACTTTTACCAGAAACTATTTATGAAAAAGAAAAATTAGTAGATAGAGAAAAATTTTTTTCTATACAGAGTAGGAGTAGAAAAAAACAAATTGAATTAGCAAAAAAATATAATATAGAATTTATTAATCCTGCTGGAGGATGTTTATTATGCGAAAAAGAGTATTGTAAAAAATTATTTCCTTTATTAAAAAAGAATAATATAACTTTTCATGATATAGAATTATTATCTATTGGAAGGCATTTTTTTTCCAATAAGATAATATTAGGGAGAAATAAAGAAGAAAATATGATTTTAGAAAAAGAAAAAGGAATCAAAATAATTCCTATAGGAAAAGGTCCAAGCGCTCTTGTTAAAAATAAAAAGTATATAAAAAAGGCAAAAGAATTAATAAGAAGATATTCTAAGAATAAAATAGAAAAATTTATTATAAAATATTAA
- a CDS encoding DUF5654 family protein, with translation MESEKESNKLTLQQKEEIKKEIQKEIQKKLTEKIKQKAKESASEFKREFKKQIVTAISGAFAFLIALTWRTPIEKSVNNIVKRLNLNKEAYYYEYIAAIIITILGVIAVMLLTKWATEKNKK, from the coding sequence ATGGAAAGTGAAAAAGAAAGTAATAAATTAACTTTACAACAGAAAGAAGAAATAAAGAAAGAAATTCAAAAAGAAATTCAAAAAAAATTAACTGAAAAAATTAAACAAAAAGCAAAAGAGTCTGCGAGCGAATTCAAAAGAGAATTTAAAAAACAAATAGTAACTGCGATTAGTGGAGCATTTGCTTTCCTCATAGCATTAACATGGAGAACTCCAATTGAAAAATCTGTTAATAATATTGTAAAAAGATTAAATTTGAATAAAGAAGCCTATTATTATGAATATATTGCTGCAATTATAATAACTATTTTAGGAGTTATTGCAGTAATGTTATTAACTAAGTGGGCTACCGAAAAAAATAAGAAATAA
- a CDS encoding DUF2334 domain-containing protein translates to MEKLLKQRKIIKIIILIIIAFLFYLFFFYYRNILFGPAILFNSDENINIGLWPNDYKGVLVFTIDDIDALTNLDELKKVMDLLNDYNIKTTLFVIPYYKNIYKITKDNDLGVYLKKQEGLGNEIAQHGLTHFSRRKSILIKNNYKELSNLPYSEQKRRILLGKEILEKSELEIKGFRAPAFGIDKKTFKILDEEKFLYDSSIRVSPWILMNNKRIAESLFYPFHISELSLIEIITNGDFFWESRIPIFERNRYNILKKRFDIYYDNEGVFVLLSHIEKLPHEKNLKILKKFLDYQKDKNVWRTTLKEVAKWWIMREELYAETFIDKDILKIMIETSYEENINGLTIEIKNKEVKYYKIYINNKLIKEGKIEDNKIIL, encoded by the coding sequence ATGGAAAAATTACTTAAACAAAGAAAAATTATAAAAATTATTATTCTTATTATTATCGCTTTTTTATTTTATTTATTTTTCTTTTATTACAGAAATATTTTATTCGGACCAGCAATTTTATTTAATTCTGATGAAAATATTAATATAGGATTATGGCCGAATGATTATAAAGGAGTTTTAGTATTTACAATAGATGATATTGATGCTTTAACAAATTTAGATGAATTAAAAAAAGTTATGGATTTACTTAACGATTACAATATTAAAACAACATTATTTGTCATTCCTTATTATAAAAATATATATAAAATAACAAAAGATAACGACTTAGGAGTTTATCTAAAAAAGCAAGAAGGGTTAGGAAATGAAATAGCACAGCATGGTTTAACTCATTTTTCAAGAAGAAAATCTATACTTATAAAAAATAATTATAAAGAATTATCTAATCTTCCTTACTCTGAACAAAAGAGAAGGATTCTCTTAGGAAAAGAAATATTAGAAAAATCTGAATTGGAAATTAAAGGTTTTAGGGCTCCGGCATTTGGTATAGATAAAAAAACATTTAAAATTTTAGACGAAGAAAAATTTCTTTATGATTCAAGTATTAGAGTTTCTCCTTGGATATTAATGAATAATAAAAGAATAGCGGAATCTTTATTTTATCCTTTTCATATTAGTGAATTATCTCTTATAGAAATTATAACAAATGGAGATTTTTTTTGGGAATCGAGAATTCCTATATTTGAAAGAAATAGATATAATATATTAAAGAAAAGATTTGATATCTATTATGATAATGAAGGAGTTTTTGTTCTTTTAAGTCATATAGAAAAATTACCACATGAAAAAAATCTTAAAATATTAAAAAAATTTTTGGATTATCAGAAAGATAAGAATGTTTGGAGAACAACTTTAAAAGAAGTTGCAAAATGGTGGATTATGAGAGAAGAATTGTATGCAGAAACTTTTATAGATAAAGACATATTAAAAATAATGATAGAAACTTCATATGAAGAAAATATAAATGGACTTACGATAGAAATAAAAAACAAAGAGGTTAAATATTATAAAATTTATATTAATAATAAACTAATAAAAGAAGGAAAAATTGAAGATAATAAAATAATATTATAA
- the rpsJ gene encoding 30S ribosomal protein S10, which yields MAKVRIKLSSYDIDALNDICNNIKNIANKMGTPISGPIPLPTRKLKITTRKSPCGNGTATFDRFEMRIFKRLIELPSDERVLHSIMRTSFPRSVSIKIEMK from the coding sequence ATGGCAAAAGTAAGAATAAAATTAAGTAGTTATGATATTGATGCTCTTAATGATATTTGTAATAATATAAAAAATATTGCTAATAAAATGGGGACTCCTATTTCTGGGCCAATACCTTTGCCTACAAGAAAATTAAAAATAACAACAAGAAAAAGTCCATGTGGAAATGGAACTGCTACTTTTGATAGATTTGAGATGAGAATATTTAAAAGATTAATAGAATTGCCTTCTGATGAAAGAGTTTTACATTCTATAATGAGAACTTCTTTTCCTAGAAGTGTAAGTATAAAAATAGAAATGAAATAA
- a CDS encoding NADP-dependent malic enzyme — protein MNIKKESLKLHEKLRGKLIIKSKVKLKTKKNFSLAYTPGVAEPCKKIYINKNDVYKYTIKSNSVAVISNGTAVLGLGDIGAFAAIPVMEGKCAIFKELAGIDAFPICIDSKDIEENVKIIKKISPVFGGINLEDYKAPECFEIEKRLQNIGIPVMHDDQHGTAIVVLAALINSLKLVNKKISEIKIAIIGAGAAGTAVAKLLYRYGAKNIILCDIKGIISKNRKDLDKYKKELLKISNKENIDGGIKEAIQGRDVLIGLSKGNIVTKEMIKKMNKKAIVFAMANPIPEIFPKDAKEAGAYIIATGRSDFPNQINNALAFPGVFRGALDVRAKKITDKMKIAAAEALANMIKPEINKILPSIKDRDVVKIVAQAVKKVAK, from the coding sequence ATGAATATAAAAAAAGAATCTCTTAAATTACATGAAAAACTTAGAGGAAAATTAATTATAAAATCAAAAGTAAAATTAAAAACAAAAAAAAATTTTTCTCTTGCTTATACTCCTGGTGTAGCAGAACCATGCAAAAAAATTTATATTAATAAAAATGATGTTTACAAATATACTATAAAAAGTAATTCTGTTGCTGTTATTAGTAACGGAACCGCTGTTTTAGGATTAGGAGATATAGGAGCTTTTGCAGCAATTCCTGTAATGGAAGGAAAATGTGCTATTTTCAAAGAGCTTGCAGGAATAGACGCCTTTCCAATATGCATTGATTCAAAAGATATAGAAGAAAATGTTAAGATAATTAAGAAAATCTCTCCTGTTTTTGGGGGGATAAATTTAGAAGATTATAAAGCGCCGGAATGTTTTGAAATTGAGAAGAGATTACAAAATATAGGAATTCCTGTAATGCATGATGATCAACATGGAACTGCTATTGTTGTTTTAGCAGCATTAATTAATTCTTTAAAATTAGTAAATAAAAAAATTTCTGAAATAAAAATAGCAATTATAGGAGCGGGAGCAGCTGGAACTGCTGTAGCAAAATTATTATATAGATATGGGGCAAAAAATATAATTCTTTGTGATATCAAAGGAATAATAAGTAAAAATAGAAAAGATTTAGATAAATACAAAAAAGAATTATTAAAAATTTCAAATAAGGAAAATATTGATGGTGGAATCAAAGAAGCTATACAAGGAAGAGATGTTTTAATAGGATTATCAAAAGGAAATATAGTGACAAAAGAAATGATAAAAAAAATGAATAAAAAAGCAATTGTTTTTGCTATGGCTAACCCAATTCCAGAAATTTTCCCAAAAGATGCAAAAGAAGCTGGTGCTTATATTATAGCTACTGGAAGAAGTGATTTTCCAAATCAAATTAATAATGCTTTAGCATTTCCAGGAGTATTTCGAGGCGCTCTTGATGTAAGAGCAAAAAAAATAACAGATAAAATGAAAATAGCAGCAGCAGAAGCTTTAGCAAATATGATTAAACCAGAGATAAATAAAATTTTACCTTCTATAAAAGATAGAGATGTTGTAAAAATTGTTGCCCAAGCAGTAAAAAAAGTAGCAAAATAA
- a CDS encoding magnesium transporter yields MKILITLLFIIILTIFLGITLIIFMKKLKISKSIIKESLLILILCIFGEILAGIILSDIEKFLNLLPGVLILVPIVSGTRGSLMGIFCSRLTSALHLGSIEANFKKAFFLKDNNFKENVFGVLFLTILIAILSGAMAHYLCILFKFPSAGLFKFIFIVLIASFLSDFTLIITGTIISFFSFRKGFDPDNLLFPLNTTISDIISILFLVLSVRILV; encoded by the coding sequence ATGAAAATTTTAATTACTCTTTTATTTATAATAATATTAACAATTTTTTTAGGAATAACTTTAATAATTTTTATGAAAAAATTAAAAATTTCTAAGAGTATAATAAAAGAATCTTTATTAATACTTATTTTATGTATATTTGGAGAAATTCTTGCAGGAATAATATTAAGCGATATAGAAAAGTTTCTAAATCTATTGCCTGGGGTACTTATTTTAGTTCCGATTGTTTCTGGAACAAGAGGTAGTTTGATGGGAATTTTTTGTTCTAGATTAACAAGTGCTTTACATTTAGGTTCTATTGAGGCAAATTTTAAAAAAGCTTTTTTTTTAAAAGACAATAATTTTAAAGAAAATGTTTTTGGTGTTTTATTTCTTACTATATTAATTGCTATTTTAAGTGGGGCTATGGCACATTACTTATGCATATTATTTAAATTTCCATCAGCCGGATTGTTTAAATTTATATTTATAGTTTTAATAGCAAGTTTTCTTTCAGATTTTACTTTAATAATTACAGGAACAATAATTTCTTTTTTTAGTTTTAGAAAAGGATTTGACCCAGATAATTTATTATTTCCTTTAAATACAACTATAAGCGATATAATTTCTATATTATTTTTAGTTTTATCTGTCAGAATTTTGGTATGA
- a CDS encoding PhoU domain-containing protein yields the protein MEQKNVKELITKIKDLSVLAVDLAYCSVLFSDKDLAKEVSSISRKIDDLRDNIEKSTLKAATSGVNEEKLIGILRLASYSERISNIAEELAKTVLKGQVHEIEKKSLNEAEENFVRIKIKRIDSNKNVSQFGKDNKIWIVTIKRKKTWIHHPKAEENLLAGDLVYGVRQ from the coding sequence ATGGAACAAAAAAATGTAAAAGAATTAATAACTAAAATAAAAGATTTATCTGTTTTAGCAGTAGATTTAGCATACTGTTCTGTTTTATTTTCTGATAAAGATTTAGCGAAAGAAGTTTCTTCTATATCAAGAAAAATAGATGATTTAAGAGATAATATTGAAAAATCTACATTAAAAGCTGCTACTTCTGGAGTGAATGAAGAAAAGCTTATTGGAATCTTAAGATTAGCATCTTATTCAGAAAGAATTTCTAATATTGCAGAAGAATTGGCAAAAACTGTTTTAAAAGGTCAAGTACACGAAATAGAAAAAAAGTCCTTAAATGAAGCAGAAGAAAATTTTGTTAGGATAAAAATAAAAAGAATAGATTCTAATAAAAATGTTTCGCAATTTGGAAAAGATAATAAGATTTGGATTGTTACTATAAAAAGAAAGAAAACATGGATACATCATCCTAAAGCAGAAGAGAATTTATTAGCAGGAGATTTAGTTTATGGCGTTAGACAATAG